The DNA sequence ACCCTGGTAATTAAAGGACTTTCCCTGTTTGGTGGCATTGAAGTAAAACACTTCTAAAAACCATGAAACATCCGTTAACCCACAATTATCGACTACTTGGATTTTATGCCTTGTTCTGGGCAACGATTAGTGTTATCAACATCATACTTCAAGTCCTTTGGTATAATGTGCCACTGGTCTATTCGCTTCTTGATTCAGGCACCAACTACGTTTTGTATCCATTACTTGGATCAAGCATCTGGTATTCTATCCGTTATAATAGTCCGGAAGAAGTTTCGGTTGGCCGGCTCGTCATTTTCCACCTCATTGCAGCTTCTATTTTATGTGCGATTTGGGTTTATATTAGTTATGCCATTTATCAGCCTTTCATTAGGGACAACAATACTTATCTGAAAGACGGACTTCCTTCCAAGATCTTTGCAGGCTATGTCATGTACGCCATTTACCTGGTCTTTTTCTATGCTGTAAATTATTATCAAAGCCTGAAGGAAAAAATCAAAAAAGAAAGCGAGTACAAAGCGCTCATCCGCGAAGCCGAATTGCAGGCATTGAAATCGCAAATCAATCCACATTTTCTGTTTAATAGTCTGAATTCCATTTCATCGCTTACGGTGAGTAATCCAGAGAAAGCACAGGAAATGGTGATCAACTTGTCGACTTTTATGCGTTATTCGCTAATGCATAACGAAAAGGAAATGGTTTCATTTTCCAGAGAACTGGAAAATATAAAACTTTACCTGAGCATCGAAAAAGTTCGTTTTGGCAAAAAGTTAAATGCTGAATTTGAAATTGATACCCATTGTATGGAAGCCGAAATCCCCAATATGATTTTACAGCCCCTGTATGAAAATGCAATCAAATACGGTGTTTATGAAACAACCGACCAGGTAACCATTAAAACAATCTGTAACTGCGAAGGCAACTTCCTGAAAATTATCATCGTAAACGATTACGATGCCAGCACCATCAAGCGAAGGGGCGAAGGAATTGGCCTGAGAAACATCCGGAAGCGCATGGAAATCATATACAACAGTCCGGATTTGATGAAAGTTACCGACAATAAAACCAACTTTGAAGTACAACTTATTATACCACAAAAACAAGCAGTGTCATGAGCGAAAAATTACAAACCCTTATTATTGAAGACGAAGAACTAGCTCGCAACCTTTTACGCTCCTACTTAAAAGACCATGCCGACATTGAAGTCATTGGCGAATGCGAAAACGGATTCGACGGAGTAAAAGCAATCAACGAAAAGAAACCCGATCTGGTTTTTCTGGATATTCAGATGCCCAAAATTACAGGTTTCGAGATGATTGAACTCCTCGATTTTAAGCCGCAGATTATTTTCACCACCGCATACGACCAATATGCACTTAAAGCTTTCGAGCTTAATGCCGTTGATTATTTACTGAAGCCGTTCTCGAAAGACCGCTTACTCGCTGCCATCGAAAAAGTTCAGCATCGTATTGCGAATGAAGAAGATAATACCGAAAAGCTCGAAGAGCTTTCGAATTTCCGCCCCGGCGAAGAATTTATTGACCGTGTGGTAGTTAAGGACCGGCATAAAATTCACATCATCACGGTTGACCAAATCAGGTACGTGGAGTCGCTCGACGATTATGTGATGATTTATACCAACGATGGCCGGCACATGAAGCAAAAAACGATGAAGTACTTCGAAACCAATCTCGACCCGAAAAACTTTATCCGGATTCACCGTTCATACATCGTCCATGTCGACCATATCGCTGAGATTCAGCAGTATGAAAAAGAATCGTACATCGTTATCCTGAAGGATCAAAATAAAACCAAGCTCAAAGTGAGCAAAACCGGCTACAAAAAGATTAAGGAAGTGCTGCATTTCTAATCCTAAATGAAAATATCAGGATGATTTTAAGCTCCATTCTGGCAACTTAAATCCCTGAAAAGAATAAAGTTCTGCTATAATCGCAGGACTTTTTCTATTTTTGATGAATCAATTCCGAAACCGTATGATTCAAATGTTTTTTTTGCTTCTGGTGTTTAATCCGCTCCTGTTCCTTTCCGAATTCAGTTCAGGAGTTAATAATGAAACCCTGGTTTTGATTATCATTATACTGTCGGTTCTTTTGCTTATTGTTCTTGGATACGAACTCTTACGATTTCTTCGAAGCCGGAATTCTGGATTTCTTTCCATCTTTTTCAGGAAAATACAGTTGTCGGTTCATTTGGATAAAGACCGGCTATTTTACCCAAAAGTGTTGACATTGACCATCCGGAATACAGGAAATCAGGTCGTCGATATTAGCGCTCCAGTGCTGGAATACAAAAAAATATGGTCGAAACGGAAATTTAAATTAAACGGAGTGAGCGGACAGCAAATTTACCCACTGCTTCTCGATCCGGGAAAAACCCACCGATTGCCAATTGAAACTGCAACATTTCAGCAATACGACAGCGAAATTAAATCGTATTACTGGGCACGTATTTATGTGTCGGACGTTGAAGGCCGGAAGTGGAAATCAAACGATGTAAAACTTCGAAAAAGCCTGATAACCTAGAAAAGGGAAAGAGTCAATAGTCATTTGAAAAGTTTTTACTAATGACTCTTTACAAAAAACATAAGAAAACCCTGATGAGAGAATGGAAATTTAATGGAGATGATTTTTTATCGTACCCTTACTACGGAGGCAATGACTTAGGCGTTACTTATTCCAAAACGCACACCACAATCAGGATTTGGGCACCAACCGCGAATATAGTCGAATTACGCATTTACAAGCAGTCGCAGGGAGGTTCTGCCATTCGGATCGACCAGTTTGAACAGGGTGAAAACGGAACCTGGATCATCAACCTACATGGCGATTTAAACGGATATTTTTATACCATCAGGGTAAACGACAACATTGGATGGCTAAACGAAACACCGGGAATCGACGCCAAGGCTGTTGGCATAAACGGGCATCGCGGTTTGATTTTTGATCCGGAACCAACAAATCCGGAAGGTTGGGACGATGACAAGAGAGTCCATTGTGATCATGCTACCGATGCCATAATCTACGAGTTGCACGTTCGCGATTTTTCAATTTCTCCATCTTCAGGAATAACGAATAAAGGGAAATATCTGGCATTTACCGAATCAGGAACACTTTCTCCTGATGGACTAAAAACTGGAGTCGATCATCTCAAAGAGCTTGGTATTACTCATGTTCACCTGTTACCGGTTTACGATTTCTTTACCGTTGACGAACAAGCTCCGCACGAAACCTACAACTGGGGTTATGATCCACAAAATTTCAATGCTCCTGAAGGAAGTTATTCAACCAATCCAAATACAGCTACACGCATTCTTGAATTGAAGATGCTGGTTCAGGCACTCCACAAAGCTGGAATTGGTGTCATTTTCGATGTTGTTTACAATCATACCTATCATACCCGAAGGTCGTACTTCAACCAAACGGTACCCGGATATTATTATCGCCAGAAATCAAACGGCACTTTCTCGAATGCCAGCGGATGTGGAAACGAAATGGCCACCGAACGTGGAATGGTTCATAAATTCATTCTCGATTCGCTCTATTATTGGGCTACCGAATTTCATGCCGATGGATTCCGGTTCGATCTGATGGGAATTTATGATCTGGAAACGATGAATCAGATTAGGGCGCGGATGGATAGCATTTCACCGTCCATTCTTTTGTATGGCGAAGGTTGGACTGCCGATAAAAGTCCGTTAGCTGAAACATGGAGAGCTGTTAAAACAAATGTGTCGAGACTTTATCGTGTCGCTGTTTTTAACGACGATTTCCGTGATGGGTTAAAGGGTAATGGATTTGATCCTAAAAGTAAAGGATTTGTTAGCGGAAAGACCATTCAGGAGGAAAACATTAAGTTTGGTATTGCAGGAGCTTGTTTCCATCCTCAAATTGTATATGGCTATGTTGAGCATTCCAAATCGCCGTGGGCTACCGAACCCTGGCAATGTGTGAATTATGCCTCGTGCCACGATAATTATACTCTGTATGACAAATTGGTTTTAAGTTCTCCGGAAGCGAGTGAGGAAGAAATTAGTCGCATGATTTTGCTGGCTGGAGCTTTGGTGCTTACATCCCAGGGAATTCCATTTTTACATGCCGGAACTGAAATGGCCTACTCGAAACAAGGCGACCACAATTCATACAAATCGGCCGATGAAATTAACCAGATCGATTGGAAACGAAAAAAAACCTATAATCAAATATTTCAGTACTACCAGGCGCTCATCAATTTGCGAAAGACACATCCGGCTTTCCGTATGATTTCTGCCGATCAGATTCGGAAACATCTTATTTTTTCATCAGATTATCAACCAGGAGTCGCCTCATACATGTTGGTGAATCATGCTAACGAAGATAAATGGAGAACCATCTTATTGGTTTTTAATGGAACCCGTCAACCAATTACCTTTAAACTACCTGATCGCATCGCATGGAGGGTTGTAGCTCGTGATACGACCATCAATTTGGAAAGCACTAAATATATTTCAGAAACTGAAATTGAAGTTTCCGGAATTTCGATGCTGATGTTGGTCGAAGATTAAATTCTCTCACGTAGTTTTTCACTAATACACCGCCAGTAACAGATCGATGTCTTTGTAAGGAATATTGAATTTTTCAGAGAGGTTTGAGTTGGTCAAAATTCCATTGTACACATAAACACCCTTTCGGAAACTCTTCGAGCTTTTAATGTAATTATCGATCCCGCCAATTTCGCCAATGGAAATTAAAATAGGGATCAATACATTGCTTAGGGCAATTGATGCTGTGCGAGATACAATCGCCGGAAGATTTGGAACACAATAATGAATTACACCATGTTCGATGTACGATGGATTATTCAGATCGGTACATCGTGTTGTTTCAAAACAACCTCCCTGACTTACATTCAAATCGATAATTACCGACCCCGGTTTCATCTTTTTCACCATATCTTCCGATATCCGGAAAGGAGAAGGCATCGATATTGGCATTGCACCCAAAACTGCATCAGCCGATTTGAGCGCTTTTTGAACCACTTTAGGATAATACAATGAAGTGAAAATGCGTTGCGGTAGTTTCTCTTCCAGTTTCCGCAGCGAACTGATACTCTCATCAAAAACTTTAACAATTGCGCCCATACCGAGAGCCGCACGCGCAGCAAACTCAGCAGCGGTACCTGAGCCAAGGATAACCAATTCGGTAGGCGAAATTCCGGTTACACTGCCCAACAGCACGCCCTTTCCGCCGCGCGATTTGCTCATGTATTCGTTAAACAAAACAACGGAAGTACTCCCGGAAATCTGGCTCATAAGCTGAACAATTGGCTTACGACCATCTTCGTCCTCCATATATTCGTAAGCAATATTTGTCAATTTCTTTTGCATCAGCTTCCCTATTGAACCTGCACAATGAGCATTAATCTGTAAGTCGGAGATTAAGGCTTGGTGCCCCTTTAGTAAATCAATCTCGGACTCATCGAAAGGCGAAACACGTAGAATAATATCGCATTCAAATATTTCTTTTCGGTCATCCATAACTACTGCTCCTGCAGCCAAATACTCTTCATCGCTATAACTGGCAGCTTTCCCCGCACCTTTTTCAATCAATATATCGTGACCATACGAAACCAACAGTTCAACAGCTTGTGGAGTCAGCGCAACACGATACTCAACTTTATCCTTGTCCGAAGGAATTCCAATCCTGATCTTCTTGCCCTTTCGCCTGATTTCCAGCATTTCTTCCTTAGGCATCATGAATGTTGAGCCAACTACGGAATGTTCAGTTAATCTTTCCTTTTCGGTCATGGGTGGGAGTTATTAAATTGAAAAATGTTTGGAATTGTCCGGAGTCAGAAGACCGAAGTCCGGAGTCAAAAATATATAAAATAGCAACGGCGATGAGTGAATGATAATCCTATTCATTGAATCTTATCTTTAAATGCTACCATCATATTCATCAGATTGAAAGCAAACTCATAGTGTTTCAGAAATTCTTCTTCTGAAATATATTCCCGTCTTTTTGCTTTATGCAAGCAAGTAACCACCTCTGCAAGTGAGCGAATTGAATAGCCCATAAACTTTTTGAATTCAAGATTCGTTTGTCCAATAGAACCTTCTGAAATATTTAATGCTATTGAATCCACAGCCCTCCTTATTTGAGAAGAAAGATTAAATATTTCTTCCCTTGGGAATTTGTATGCCACTGTATTTATGCTTTCTCCAAAATCCATTGATTTTTGCCAAATGGTCAGCTTTTCAAATTTGAAATCCATAACAATTTCTTTTGTGAGAATAATATATCTTAAAAAAGCTGAACATCTGAGGTGTCCGGTCTTCCGACTTCCATCTACTGACTTCCAACTTTTTATACGCAGATCCGGATAAACATTTACACTTTTTGAGCTTCAACCAGCCTTACGCCTTTATCGCCTTCTTTTATTCTGACTTCGACAATTCCTTCAGGCAATAACTGTTCAATCATTTCGGGCCACTCGATAAAACAATAGTTTCCACTGTAAATATAATCTTCATATCCCAGATCAAATGCTTCTTCAAGCTTTTTAATACGGTAAAAGTCAAAATGATAGATCAGTGAACCTTCAGTTGTAGAGTATTCATTGATCAAAGCAAAAGTAGGACTTGTCACGTAATCATTCGAACCTAATTCTTGGCAAAT is a window from the Aquipluma nitroreducens genome containing:
- a CDS encoding alanine dehydrogenase translates to MTEKERLTEHSVVGSTFMMPKEEMLEIRRKGKKIRIGIPSDKDKVEYRVALTPQAVELLVSYGHDILIEKGAGKAASYSDEEYLAAGAVVMDDRKEIFECDIILRVSPFDESEIDLLKGHQALISDLQINAHCAGSIGKLMQKKLTNIAYEYMEDEDGRKPIVQLMSQISGSTSVVLFNEYMSKSRGGKGVLLGSVTGISPTELVILGSGTAAEFAARAALGMGAIVKVFDESISSLRKLEEKLPQRIFTSLYYPKVVQKALKSADAVLGAMPISMPSPFRISEDMVKKMKPGSVIIDLNVSQGGCFETTRCTDLNNPSYIEHGVIHYCVPNLPAIVSRTASIALSNVLIPILISIGEIGGIDNYIKSSKSFRKGVYVYNGILTNSNLSEKFNIPYKDIDLLLAVY
- a CDS encoding four helix bundle protein, which gives rise to MDFKFEKLTIWQKSMDFGESINTVAYKFPREEIFNLSSQIRRAVDSIALNISEGSIGQTNLEFKKFMGYSIRSLAEVVTCLHKAKRREYISEEEFLKHYEFAFNLMNMMVAFKDKIQ
- a CDS encoding sensor histidine kinase, with the protein product MKHPLTHNYRLLGFYALFWATISVINIILQVLWYNVPLVYSLLDSGTNYVLYPLLGSSIWYSIRYNSPEEVSVGRLVIFHLIAASILCAIWVYISYAIYQPFIRDNNTYLKDGLPSKIFAGYVMYAIYLVFFYAVNYYQSLKEKIKKESEYKALIREAELQALKSQINPHFLFNSLNSISSLTVSNPEKAQEMVINLSTFMRYSLMHNEKEMVSFSRELENIKLYLSIEKVRFGKKLNAEFEIDTHCMEAEIPNMILQPLYENAIKYGVYETTDQVTIKTICNCEGNFLKIIIVNDYDASTIKRRGEGIGLRNIRKRMEIIYNSPDLMKVTDNKTNFEVQLIIPQKQAVS
- the pulA gene encoding type I pullulanase, coding for MTLYKKHKKTLMREWKFNGDDFLSYPYYGGNDLGVTYSKTHTTIRIWAPTANIVELRIYKQSQGGSAIRIDQFEQGENGTWIINLHGDLNGYFYTIRVNDNIGWLNETPGIDAKAVGINGHRGLIFDPEPTNPEGWDDDKRVHCDHATDAIIYELHVRDFSISPSSGITNKGKYLAFTESGTLSPDGLKTGVDHLKELGITHVHLLPVYDFFTVDEQAPHETYNWGYDPQNFNAPEGSYSTNPNTATRILELKMLVQALHKAGIGVIFDVVYNHTYHTRRSYFNQTVPGYYYRQKSNGTFSNASGCGNEMATERGMVHKFILDSLYYWATEFHADGFRFDLMGIYDLETMNQIRARMDSISPSILLYGEGWTADKSPLAETWRAVKTNVSRLYRVAVFNDDFRDGLKGNGFDPKSKGFVSGKTIQEENIKFGIAGACFHPQIVYGYVEHSKSPWATEPWQCVNYASCHDNYTLYDKLVLSSPEASEEEISRMILLAGALVLTSQGIPFLHAGTEMAYSKQGDHNSYKSADEINQIDWKRKKTYNQIFQYYQALINLRKTHPAFRMISADQIRKHLIFSSDYQPGVASYMLVNHANEDKWRTILLVFNGTRQPITFKLPDRIAWRVVARDTTINLESTKYISETEIEVSGISMLMLVED
- the tsaE gene encoding tRNA (adenosine(37)-N6)-threonylcarbamoyltransferase complex ATPase subunit type 1 TsaE → MFQTQLSDLSALQETARMLLNNFPNDRIFAFYGAMGAGKTTFIKAICQELGSNDYVTSPTFALINEYSTTEGSLIYHFDFYRIKKLEEAFDLGYEDYIYSGNYCFIEWPEMIEQLLPEGIVEVRIKEGDKGVRLVEAQKV
- a CDS encoding LytR/AlgR family response regulator transcription factor: MSEKLQTLIIEDEELARNLLRSYLKDHADIEVIGECENGFDGVKAINEKKPDLVFLDIQMPKITGFEMIELLDFKPQIIFTTAYDQYALKAFELNAVDYLLKPFSKDRLLAAIEKVQHRIANEEDNTEKLEELSNFRPGEEFIDRVVVKDRHKIHIITVDQIRYVESLDDYVMIYTNDGRHMKQKTMKYFETNLDPKNFIRIHRSYIVHVDHIAEIQQYEKESYIVILKDQNKTKLKVSKTGYKKIKEVLHF